One Phaseolus vulgaris cultivar G19833 chromosome 2, P. vulgaris v2.0, whole genome shotgun sequence DNA window includes the following coding sequences:
- the LOC137809235 gene encoding uncharacterized protein — translation MCIQETKCSVFNKESVFLLWDSNEIEWVENGASNNVGGLITIWRKNCFQMSRFLNGRNFTIIEGLWKNGIEVFVTIVNVYCPGSLGDRKVVWEEISKYRSLQLSKAWCVVGDFNSIRSREEMKSLMFVSDYHREIDGFNAFIEETELVDIPLTGRKFTWYKPNGLVKSRIDRVGEGLLRRIRELDAKDDDFDLNEQEREERRRAKNEIHGVLENGQWCENKEEIKDKVKDFFEARFVDNEELLVKLDNVCFNTISEEDNQMLVEAFSEEEIKEAVWSCESSKSPGPNGFNIGFIKFCWEFIRVDIMATVKDFELSGKWHRGSNVSFLCLIPKNDNLQ, via the exons ATGTGTATACAAGAGACAAAATGTTCAGTGTTTAATAAGGAAAGTGTTTTTCTGTTGTGGGATTCTAATGAAATAGAGTGGGTTGAGAATGGAGCAAGCAATAATGTCGGGGGGCTTATTACAATATGGAGGAAAAATTGTTTTCAGATGTCCAGGTTTCTTAATGGTAGAAATTTTACTATCATTGAAGGGTTATGGAAGAATGGGATTGAGGTCTTTGTTACCATAGTGAATGTTTATTGTCCCGGTTCGTTAGGGGACAGGAAGGTGGTGTGGGAGGAGATTAGCAAATATAGGTCGTTACAGTTGTCTAAGGCTTGGTGTGTAGTGGGTGACTTTAACTCTATCAGAAGTCGGGAAGAGATGAAGAGTTTGATGTTTGTGTCTGACTATCATAGAGAAATAGATGGGTTCAATGCTTTTATCGAAGAAACAGAACTGGTAGATATCCCATTGACTGGTAGAAAGTTTACGTGGTATAAACCAAATGGTCTAGTGAAGAGCAGGATTGACAGG GTAGGCGAAGGATTATTAAGAAGGATTAGGGAGTTGGATGCAAAAGATGATGATTTTGATTTGAATGAGCAGGAGAGGGAGGAAAGAAG GAGGGCTAAGAATGAGATACATGGGGTGCTTGAGAACGGTCAGTGGTGTGAGAATAAGGAAGAAATTAAAGATAAGGTCAAAGATTTTTTTGAAGCCAGATTTGTCGATAACGAAGAGTTGTTGGTAAAGTTAGATAATGTCTGCTTTAATACTATTTCTGAGGAGGATAATCAGATGTTGGTCGAAGCTTTTTCAGAAGAGGAAATTAAGGAAGCAGTGTGGAGTTGTGAAAGTTCGAAGAGTCCTGGTCCAAATGGTTTTAATATAGGTTTCATAAAGTTCTGTTGGGAGTTCATTAGAGTGGATATTATGGCAACGGTGAAGGATTTTGAGTTAAGTGGAAAATGGCATCGGGGCTCAAATGTGTCGTTTTTATGTTTGATCCCAAAAAATGACAATCTGCAATAG
- the LOC137809236 gene encoding uncharacterized protein, whose product MVISKVIDVRKSAFLEGRGLLDSVLVANEVLDEMKRRKKNGVFFKVDFEKTPTKEFLPKRGLRQDDPLAPLLFLIAAKGLVGVSRMAVEKNLIDSLEIGREKVKVNMLQYADDTLFFCEANVKSVFNIKATLYCFELSFRLKVNFLKSKLGGLGVEQIMIQCFAAILNCEVMETSLVYLGMSVGGCHKRKAFWDGVTKVVCGRRLLFPSTGGWRSLREEGKDNKESIWWKYLRKVWNSKGWGRNFEDSINWKVGYGKKVLFWEDNWVGSGTLKNVFSRLFSLSLSKDSAVTTFRGWNYGKWDWNFVWRRNLFEWEKQIVVLFSQAVQGASFDLDKEDRWEWKEGEKLGYMVKSAYLPSKGGKVGENGTVYKKFRGVFHNVPLLNFSQFRMSSAPTLMDEVWEGIWIVVVNEVWRHRNRVIFKGGGVDVLEAFTLVQLKTWCLSLN is encoded by the exons ATGGTGATTAGCAAAGTGATTGATGTCAGGAAATCTGCTTTCCTCGAGGGGAGGGGTTTGCTGGATAGCGTGTTAGTTGCTAATGAAGTTTTGGATGAGAtgaaaagaaggaagaaaaatggTGTTTTCTTCAAAGTTGATTTTGAGAAGAC TCCGACTAAGGAGTTTTTACCAAAGAGAGGTCTTCGACAAGACGACCCACTAGCTCCATTATTGTTTCTCATTGCGGCAAAAGGTCTGGTGGGAGTGTCTAGGATGGCAGTTGAGAAGAACCTGATTGATAGTTTGGAGATTGGCAGGGAGAAAGTGAAGGTAAACATGTTGCAGTACGCTGATGATACTTTATTCTTTTGCGAAGCAAAtgtcaaaagtgttttcaataTAAAGGCGACTTTGTATTGCTTCGAACTCTCTTTCCGGCTCAAGGTGAACTTCTTGAAGAGTAAGTTAGGTGGCTTGGGGGTGGAGCAGATAATGATCCAGTGCTTCGCGGCGATTCTCAATTGTGAAGTGATGGAGACTTCTTTAGTATATTTGGGGATGTCGGTAGGAGGGTGTCATAAGAGGAAGGCGTTTTGGGATGGAGTG ACAAAGGTGGTTTGTGGAAGGAGATTATTGTTTCCAAGTACGGGGGGTTGGAGAAGTCTGAGAGAGGAAGGGAAAGACAATAAGGAATCTATATGGTGGAAATATTTGAGGAAGGTTTGGAATTCAAAGGGTTGGGGTCGGAATTTTGAAGATTCCATTAATTGGAAGGTGGGGTATGGAAAGAAAGTTTTGTTTTGGGAAGATAATTGGGTGGGGAGCGGAACTTTGAAGAATGTCTTCTCGAGGTTGTTTTCCCTGagtttgtcaaaagattctgCAGTGACAACTTTCAGGGGATGGAATTATGGAAAGTGGGATTGGAATTTTGTTTGGAGAAGGAATCTATTTGAATGGGAGAAGCAAATAGTGGTTCTATTTTCTCAGGCAGTCCAAGGTGCAAGTTTTGACTTGGATAAGGAGGATAGGTGGGAGTGGAAGGAAGGGGAGAAGCTCGGGTATATGGTTAAATCGGCTTACCTCCCGTCTAAGGGGGGCAAAGTTGGAGAGAATGGGACGGTGTATAAAAAGTTCCGG GGTGTGTTTCATAATGTCCCATTGTTAAATTTTTCTCAGTTTAGGATGAGTAGTGCACCGACTTTGATGGATGAGGTTTGGGAAGGGATTTGGATTGTAGTAGTTAATGAGGTCTGGAGGCATAGGAATAGGGTTATCTTTAAAGGAGGAGGAGTAGATGTACTAGAGGCTTTCACGTTGGTCCAACTAAAGACTTG GTGTCTTTCTCTGAATTAA